A section of the Mergibacter septicus genome encodes:
- the proS gene encoding proline--tRNA ligase — protein MRTSKYLLSTLKETPNDAEITSIQLMLRAGMVRKVAAGLYTWLPTGLRVLQKVEKVVREEMNKSGAIEVSMPVVQPADLWQESQRWEQYGPELLRIKDRGDRDFVLGPTHEEVITDLARRELTSYKQLPLNLYQIQTKFRDEVRPRFGVMRAREFLMKDAYSFHLTQESLQETYDVMYQTYCNIFDRLELDYRPVQADTGSIGGSASHEFQVLAASGEDDIVFSTESDFAANIELAEAVALGQRTTATETLRLVDTPKAKTISDLVEQFNLPIEKTVKTLIVHAARNEQQTTPQLVALVVRGDHELNEVKAEKLPQVASPLTFATDEEIRAVIGAGTGSLGPINLPIPVIIDRTVANMSDFVTGANVDGKHYFGVNWERDLAIPTVVDLRNVVEGDPSPCGKGTLQIKRGIEVGHIFQLGTKYSEAMKAQIQGEDGRLQTMIMGCYGIGVSRVVAAAIEQNHDDRGIIWTKALAPFQVAIVPMNMHKSPAVQQYAEELYQNLNTQGIEVLFDDRKERPGVMFADMELIGIPHMIVIGEKNLNNGEIEYKNRRTGEKLMIAKDQLLDFIEKIIA, from the coding sequence ATGCGTACCAGTAAATATTTATTATCAACCCTTAAAGAAACCCCAAATGATGCTGAGATTACGAGTATTCAATTAATGTTACGAGCAGGTATGGTCAGAAAAGTGGCGGCAGGGCTATATACTTGGTTGCCAACGGGGTTGCGTGTATTACAGAAAGTTGAAAAAGTCGTTCGGGAAGAGATGAATAAAAGTGGTGCAATAGAAGTTTCTATGCCCGTAGTACAACCAGCCGATTTATGGCAGGAATCTCAACGTTGGGAGCAATATGGTCCAGAATTATTAAGAATTAAAGATCGAGGAGATCGTGATTTTGTATTAGGTCCCACTCACGAAGAAGTCATTACTGATTTAGCACGCCGTGAATTAACTTCATATAAACAGTTACCATTAAATTTATATCAAATCCAAACTAAATTCCGTGATGAAGTTCGTCCACGTTTCGGTGTAATGCGAGCAAGAGAGTTTTTGATGAAAGATGCTTATTCTTTCCATCTTACTCAAGAATCATTACAAGAAACTTATGATGTAATGTATCAAACCTATTGTAATATTTTTGATCGACTGGAGTTAGATTATCGCCCAGTACAAGCTGATACAGGGTCTATTGGTGGTAGTGCATCACACGAATTCCAAGTATTAGCTGCAAGTGGAGAAGATGATATTGTATTCTCTACGGAATCAGATTTTGCTGCTAATATTGAATTAGCGGAAGCCGTTGCATTAGGACAACGTACCACTGCAACAGAAACATTACGTTTAGTTGATACGCCAAAGGCGAAAACAATTTCAGATCTTGTTGAACAATTTAATCTACCAATCGAAAAAACTGTCAAAACATTAATTGTTCACGCAGCAAGGAATGAACAACAAACGACACCGCAATTAGTTGCTTTAGTTGTTCGAGGCGATCATGAATTAAATGAAGTTAAAGCGGAAAAATTACCACAGGTTGCTTCACCATTAACTTTTGCCACTGATGAAGAAATTCGTGCTGTTATTGGTGCAGGAACGGGGTCACTAGGACCAATCAATTTACCTATTCCAGTTATTATCGATCGTACAGTAGCCAATATGAGTGATTTTGTAACTGGTGCAAATGTAGATGGTAAGCATTACTTTGGGGTAAATTGGGAAAGAGATCTTGCTATTCCAACGGTTGTTGATTTACGTAATGTCGTTGAAGGCGATCCAAGTCCTTGCGGTAAAGGAACGTTACAGATTAAACGAGGTATTGAAGTTGGGCATATTTTCCAACTTGGTACAAAATATTCTGAAGCGATGAAAGCACAAATCCAAGGAGAAGATGGGCGGTTGCAAACAATGATTATGGGTTGTTATGGTATTGGCGTAAGTCGAGTAGTAGCAGCGGCAATTGAACAGAATCATGATGATCGAGGTATTATCTGGACAAAAGCACTTGCACCATTCCAAGTAGCGATTGTTCCGATGAATATGCACAAATCACCAGCGGTGCAACAATATGCTGAAGAGTTATATCAAAATTTAAACACGCAAGGGATTGAAGTTCTGTTTGATGATCGTAAAGAACGCCCGGGCGTTATGTTTGCTGATATGGAATTAATTGGTATTCCTCATATGATAGTTATCGGTGAGAAAAACCTAAATAATGGGGAAATCGAATATAAAAATCGCCGTACAGGTGAAAAATTAATGATAGCAAAAGATCAGCTACTTGATTTCATTGAAAAAATCATCGCTTAA